A window of Methylomonas sp. 11b genomic DNA:
ATAAACGGCCAACTAACGAATTGCCGCACAAGGACGTGAGGGGCGAATGCTGATTGTAGGATATTCTTCACAAATTCAACGATAGTCTATAATCAAGCGACTAAGAATTTCAGAATTAGGGCACGTTTCATGGTTTTTTTTAAAAACAAGGATGAGGGTCCGGACAGGTGGAAGGAAAAATACCTCAAGCTGTTGGACGACCAGGAACACACTGAAAAACAATACAAAGCCAACGAAGAGTTGTTGTGCAAAACCATCGTCCGTTTTGCGCTGGCCGTTAAAGGCCTGAACCGGCAACTCGACCCTCACTTAAACCGTATTCGCAATTTATTAAAAAGCGGCCTGCAAAGTCAGCAATTGCAGAAAGAGCTATCGGCATTTTCCAACGCGCTGATAATGCTGGAAGAATCGCCTGAGCCTACCCTCATGGACGCTTCATTGCTGTTCGAGTTTCTTGGCAAGCAATATCCCCGACACTTGGATCAGCTCGATGAGATTCGCGAAAAATACGAAAACCGCCTCTTCAGTAACAATCAGGCCTTTTATCTGGCCCTGTTGGAGCTTATAGAAGACAACAAGCCGCCTGCCAACATTGACTTGGCCTTGGAACTGACCGGGGCAGATGCTAAAGCTATCAATATTCAACTGGTCCGCTTGTTGGACAATGCTGAAATTCCGTTGGTGTTTGCCGAAGATGCCGAAAAGATCAAAAACCGGCTGCATGCTGATCAAGCCTTAGGGCCTATTTTTGACGATACGGTTGCCTTGCTGTTGGCGGTAAAAAAACATTTGGAATCGGAACAGCAGGAGATGGCGGCATTTTTGTCGAAATTGACCGAGCAATTAACCGAGTTAGGTGTAAAAGCGACCGGCGTTAACGCCGCAAACGAAATAAGAGTTAAGAAGCGTAATCTGCTGGATCAGGCCGTATCCGAGCAAATCATGGAGCTACGCGAAAAGTCGGAGAACGCGACGCAGCTTGAGCCGCTGAAACAAATTGTCAGTAGTCGATTAACCACTATCACGCAACAAATTCAAGCGCACAATCTTCAGGAACAACAGGAACGGGATAAGGCCCAGCGCGAAATGCAGATCTTGTCGCAAAGGCTGCGGGAAATGGAGTCCGAGTCTTCTGATTTGCGCTCGAAGCTGGATCTTGCTCAACATCGCGCAACCCGCGATCCGTTGACTAATCTGCCGAATCGGTTGGCATTCGAGGATCGTTTGGCGGATGAGATGGCGCGTTGCCGACGGCATAAATTGCCGATGACGCTGATGGTTTGGGATGTGGATTTGTTCAAGAACATCAACGACACTTACGGACATAAGTGCGGGGATAAGGCCCTGATTGTTATTGCCGAATTATTATTCAAACACTGCCGGGAAACCGATTTTGTAGCCCGTTTCGGCGGCGAGGAGTTTGTGATGATATTGCCCGGCGCAGATGCCAAATCCGCCTTAGTGATAGCGGAAAAACTTCGAAAAACCGTGGAAAAAAGTAGTTTCAATGCGAATGGCAACAAAGTGTCTATTACCTTATCGTGCGGAATTAGCCAGTTTATCGATGGAGATAATAATGAATCGATTTTCAACAGAGCCGATTCAGGCTTGTACCGCGCCAAACAAACCGGCCGTAACCGCTGTGTTGTCGTGTAACCAAGTCGGATAGACATGGCGACTGCTACCCCTTACTCCGCTCCGCTCGATAACGAAAAGTTTTTATACAAGCTGGTCATCCAGCTGTTGATTTTTTGCCAAGGCAGCCACAAGTTGCTGGAGCCGCATCTGCTTGCGATAGGCGCCAAATTGCGGAGCGGTGCGAACTCCCATGAACTACTGTCCGAATTGCAAGCTGTATCTAAAACTTTGTTACACATTTCCAAGCAAGCCAAGCAGGATGTTAGCGCGGGGGAAGACGATGGTCCTGCGTTGCAAAACAACTATTTGCTGGAGCGTTTGGATGAACTGCTCAGCGATGCCGAGGTTCCCTTGCGTTTTCAGCAACAGACCTCGCTGTTAAAGCAACGGGTCAGGGCTAATCTCAGTGAGGATTCGTATAAGAAAGTCATCGACTCGGCGATTACCTTGCTGCTGAATATCAAAGATTACAGCGCATCCGAGCAGAAAGGCATCGATGTGTTTCTAGGCGATTTGAGCGAGAAGCTGGACGAGCTCGGACAAGACGTAGAAACAGCTGGGCAAGCTAATCGAGCATTGATTGATGATCGCGAGATTATGAATACAGAAATTCATAGGCAAGTGGGCAGTCTAAAGGACTCAACACAAGCTGCCGATGAACTTGATATGTTAAAGAACCAGACAGCCGAGCATCTTGATCGGTTATTGGAGCGGTTACTTGAGCATAAACAAATAGAAGATGAAAGGCAGCGGGATGCGCAAGAAAAAATTGAGTTAATGACGCAAAAATTGCAGGAGTTGGAAACCGAGACCGAGACCCTGCGCGTTAAACTCAAGATAGAGCACGACAAAGCCCTAAACGACTCCTTGACCGGCTTGCCGAATCGCTTGGCATACAACAATCGCGCGGAAATGGAATTGAAGCGTTGGAAGCGTTATAAAGCGCCGCTAGCGCTGATCATTTGGGATATTGATTTTTTCAAGCAAATCAATGATACCTACGGCCACAAGTCCGGCGATAAAACCCTGGCTTTGGTTGCGCAATTATTACTGAATAACTGTCGGGAAACAGACTTCGTGGCTCGCTACGGCGGCGAAGAGTTTGTCATGCTGATGCCGAATACTAATGCGTTTCAGGCGCTGGAAATGGCGGAAAACACCCGCAAGATGATTCAGAGTTGCGGATTTAATTCTAACGGCGAAAATGTCAATCTAACCCTGAGTTGCGGTATCAGTGAGTTTAATGAGGGCGATATGCATGACGATGTGTTCGTGCGGGCCGACCAGGCGCTCTATCAGTCAAAACAAGGCGGGCGTAATCGCTGTACGGTGTTCGAGCCATAGTCTTTACTGACGCCCACTTTTTGGCGGTTCGTTTAGACTCTCAGACTATCTAGCGCGAAAAGTTAGTTTTTTAGCGCCGCCCCTACAAAATCGCTCCCCACACCTGAACAATTTGTTCGCTTACTTTCAGCCAAACAGAAATGGGTAACGAACCGATCTGAACGGTGTATTGGCAGTCAGGCAGCGATCAAATATGCCGATTGCCTCATCGCAGGAGATGATTTCCTGCTGACTGTCCAGGATATAGTGGGCTAAATTAAGGATACATTTCCAATGGCGGCGATTGTCGATAAAGCGATAAGCCTGGAGCAACAATTCCTGCATTTTCTCTTCGCGCTGGGTTTTTGACGCGATAAAGTGATCCAGGTAGCTGAGCGCCTTTTCCAAATCACTGTAGCCGCCGTAGTTATGTAAAGCATTGAAACTTATTAGATTAATATTAAAAACTTCGTCGTCGCGAATGGACACGTATTTTGCTTCAGCCAACGGCCCAACCAATAAGTTGACTACATCCGCTTCGTAAGCGCGTTGGCAGGCGTGCTGCTGATTGTCGTCAGATAAGTCGTTAAAGCTTTCCACGACGGCAATCGGCAAGTTTTGGATTAAGTTGCCGTCTACGACTTTCGCAAAAAAATCGTCGTAAGCGTTAACTGGCCGTTTGACATGTATTTCGAAAAATACCGGAGGTAATTGTTTTTGGCGATTGCCAAGATGGATAGCCGCAGCATGTCCGGCTTCATGAAAAGCTGTGCGCCAATTTAGTTCGTTAGGATGCACGAAAGTTGACGTAGTCGAGTAGTAGTTTCGTTCCATAGACAGCGACCTCATCCAGAAAAAAGATGCGGCCCAGAGGCCGCATTGAGGAAGGATATTAAAACTCTTTACCCTTTAGGAGAGGGAGCGCATACATAAGAGTTGCATACAGTTTAATGGCGGATGTGTGTTTTGAAAATGTGACAAATTGACGCGCGGCAAACTGTCACTCGATATTGGATGCGATTTGTTCGGGAAAAAACGGGTATTACGGCGTAATACCCGTTAACGGAAAACTTAAGCGTCCTGCTTACTAGGATTGTTAGTCCAGAACGGCAAGGATAGGATAAGCAGGCAAGCAAGCCAGCCAAGGAGTTGTTGGTTATATAGGGTATAGCTCAACGCAACGGGAAGGCCCTCGGATAAGCCGGGATGGGCTTGAATGAAATCGCGACCATCCAGAAAGGCTTTGGCTTCTCCCAGTATCAGTGCGATAGCGCCAAAACTAAGTAAATAAGCAAAGAACCGGTCACGGCGGCTTTGCAACCCCCCGCCAATTAGGCTATCAAACGCCAAAACTCGGCCATTGAATTTGCGCTCACTTAGCCATAAACAAGCAATCAAACCGATTACCCCAAAAGCCGGAACGGTGAATTGTTCGATCGGAAAGCTCAAATAACGGCCATTCATAGCCAGTCCGTAGGTTTTATAAAGCGCTAGCAATATAAAGATTAAATAACCGGCTCTCAAGCTATTGGCCAACTTAATGCAGCCTGATTTATCAATCAAAATATCGCTACCACGCTCAAGCAGTAGCGCGCCGAGAATTGTATTCGCGATTACCAGCGCTACGGTATAAAGCCTTTGCCAGGTGCTATAACTGGTGTACCAAAGAAAGTCGGCCAATGTCACCACGCAAACACTAAAGACTTGCGCCAGAGTGAAAAACGCTAACATGCGGATCAGCGAGACCTGCTCCAGCTTTTTGGCATACTTCACGATTGCCAGCAACCAGATCAGCGAGGCGACGGCAAAGCGGATCGGCCAATTGGGCGTTTCGTTGACCGGACCGGTCAACGGGAATACCGGTTCGCGGTCCGCCGAGAACAAGCCCCAGTTGGCGCCGACTACACCTTCCAACTCGCTTTTCCAGGGTTGGTTAAACGCTTCGACGATGTTGTAATCAAAACCATGGCGATTGGCGACCTGAATCATGCCGCGAATAAATTTGGCTTCGTTGACTACGCCGGGAATGGCCATGCCGCGCTGCCTGCCGGCACTGGGCCAGCCGGACTCGCCTATCAATATAGGTTTGCCGGGGGCGATGCCGCGGGCTTCGTCTTCCACCTGTTTGACAATTTTTTCCAGATGCTGCGAAGCGTTTTCCACTGAAATCGGCTCGTCTTCCCAGTACGGCAGAATGTGGATAGTGATGAAATCCACTTCATTGATCAGTTTGGGGTATTTCATATACATCGACCAAACGTCGGCGTAAGACACGGGTTGCTTGACCGCTTTCTTCACTTCGCGGATATAACCGATCAGTCGGTCGACATCCATATCACCACGCAACAGCACTTCGTTGCCGACGATCACTCGTTTCACGACGTCGGGGTTTTCATTGGCCGATTTGATCAACGCATTGACTTCATTACTGTTGTCTTTGTAACCGTAACCAAGCCAGGCGCCCTGGATCATTTTCAATCCGTGTTTGCGGGCTAACCCCGGGGTGGGTTGCTGGCCGCCAAGGCTGGAGTAAGTGCGGATGCTTTCGGTTTTGTCGGCCAGCAGGCGCAAGTCTTCATCGATATGCTCCGGCAACGGGAATTTTTCCTCCAGCGGACTAAAGCCCTCCCGGAACGGCGCGAAGGACAGGCTCATCAACTTGCCGGAGGGTACGTCAGTACCAGCGTCTTGCGGCTGATTGTTCAACCAGGCGAAACTGCCGTGAACTAAAAAAATGAAAATCAAACAAAGCAATACTCTGATGCTGGGCATAATCTGGCTGAGTGGTCTGTTGCAAAAATGTCGCGGATTGACTGGCAATAATCGCTCGTCATGGAATTATAAGGCATTAGCCGCCTTCCCGAATTACATCGTTTGGTAGCTGTGTAATAACGGTCAGGATTGTCGCGAGTTTATTAAATAATTACTGTACTTTACCCATGGGTTCTGGTTACAGTATCTGGCTTTTCTGATATTCGGAAACCTTTTTAAGGCTTCCGTCAATTCGTCTGTTTTATGAGGTTTTGTATGCATAAAAAGGTTATCCCCATTCTGTGTGGCGCCATCCTGCTTCCGGCGTCGCAATGGGCTATGGCAGCGGTAGACAAACTACCGGCGACCAATAGCGTCAAGATGGGTGCGGCAGAGGAAGTTTGTTCCGAATTTACCGATGCCAAGTGGCGTGATGCGCAAGTGATCGACGGAGTCGAAATACAAGAATCACGGATGTGTAACCCCGATAATCCTGCTGAAATCGCTGCTTTTGTTAAAGGCACCAATAACATTTCAATGTCTACCCTAATGGAGACACAACTCGCCGCTGATGCCATCACGCTCGGCGAAGATATGGACGGCGACGGCGACCCCGACCACTATATTATTAAGCTGGAAATTGCCGAACTGAACGGCCATTCGCCAGACATGAAAGATCCCACCACCACTTTTGACGTTGCCCCCGGCATCCAACCGACTTTCTGGGTCTACGCGCCGAAAACTCGCGATATGTCTACCTTGAGCTTGTACGAGCCGGTGGCGAACCCTTTATTGCGCGCGCCATCACCGACGATACGGGTCGAACAAGGCGATATTGTTTGGTTGGTTCTGGAAAACAGCCATTACTTTCCGCACTCAATCCACTTGCATGGTGTGGATCATCCGTACATGGATCATAGTGGTGAAGGTAACGATGGTGTCGGTCAAACCGGGCAGATGGATGTTTTGCCCGGCCAAAGCAAAACTTATGTGATCAAGCCGCGCCAACCCGGCACCATGTATTATCACTGCCATGTACAGCCGCACACCCATATTCCGATGGGTTTGCAAGGTATGTTTGTGGTCGAGGAAAATCGCCCCAATAACTGGGTACAGGTTTTCAATGTCGGTAATGGACAGGTTCGCCATCCCTCGGTAGCGGTCAAAGAAAAATATGCGGCCGAGTTCGATCTACACTATCAATCGGTTGATAAGGAATTGCATGAAATGGTGCGATCCGCTAATGATCCGCGGATCGTTGCCCGGCGGATGAATCAGGAATATGACATTACTGATGCTACCCCCGATTATTTCATGCTGAATGGTCGCTCATTTCCTTATACCTTAAGGGAATCGCTGATCCTGATGGAAGAAAACAAAAAGGTCAAATTGCGGGTGTTGAACGGTCATGAAGAAGCATTTGCACTGCACGTGCACGGTCACAAGCCGATGGTGACCCATTACGACGGCGTCGATAACGGTCCATCCTCTTATATTAAACGCGACGTGCACGGCATGGTGCCGGCCCAGCGTATCGATCTGGAATTGAGCGGGGTCGATGACGGTTTGAACAGCTTCGGCCAAGGCGTTTGGATGTTTCACGACCACGTCGAGAAATCCTTCACTACTAACGGTATCGGCGAGGGCGGCGACATCAGTTTGGTGGTATACAAAGGCTTTTCCGATGAGAAAGGTATCCCAAAAGTCCATGGCATGAGCTTAGCGCCTTACTTCACCAGAGAATTCTGGCAAGGTAAATATCCGGCCTGGCAGGATTACGATGCCTGGAAAAGCTTAGGCTTGCCGGAAATCAATAATAAAAAGCAAGTGGCTTTTGTGCCGCCACCGCCTCCCCCGTTGAATACGGGCGACGCTGCAGCGAAAGCGGAAGCAGCCGGAACTCAGTCGTCATTTCTCGGGCAATTGCTGTATGGCTTGATATTGGGTGGCTTGAGTTATGTCGGCTTTGCCAATCGCCAGCGGATCATGGCGATGTTTAAAAAGTAGTCTGTCACTGCTTCGCGTCAAACCAGCGCCGCTGCCGAGCTAAAGCCCGGCAGCGGCGTTTTGCTATCGGCCTACATGAAAGCCGCATGATGTCTTAAGCTGTGACGGTGATACAAAACAAGGCTGTATTGTTATGATCATGTCGAATTGTTCACCATCCTGCGCCCTAAAATCCGGCAAAAATTGGCGACCTACTGCCGTTGCTCTCATTTGGCACATCTCCCGCTTCCTGTCATTTGACCGAGACAATCAACTTTTTGATATCGGTTTGATCGCGCCTCTTTTCCCCGCGGCAAACAACTCGGCAATCCAGTCAACAATCAGGCAATATGCCGGACAATCACAATCGGGATTTGGGTGTTAGAATGCTCAGCCATTGATGTTAAGGGGACATTGTCGGCCATTGGTTGGCGCCATGTTCCGCAAGTAGGCGCTCGGATATCTAAGTAAAGAGGAAATTATGCGTAACTGGAAACTGTTGCCGGCGATCACTTTAGCAACCCTGGCGGCTGCTATTGTGCTATACGTCGCGTTCTACTTCGTGTTTCTCGATTTTTTCGTGGATTTATGGTGGTTCCGTTCGCTGGAATTCGAAGCTTACTTTTGGTTGAAATTACTCTACCGATTTATTTTTTCCGGTGCGGTTACTGCATTTTTCTTTGCTGTTTTCCTGTTCCACTTCTGGATTGCCTCTCGCTACCTGGGCCTGAACCCACCCGATGAAATATTGATGGACGATTCCAAGCGTCGGCGTTTTCAACGCTTTGCCGATGTGTTCATGAGCGGTTCGGCCCGAGTCTATACCCCCATTTCATTGCTACTTGCCGTAGTTATTGCTGTACCGTTCTATTTGCAATGGGAGCAGGCGCTGCTGTTTTTCTTCGGTAGCGCATCGGGTATCGTCGATCCGGTATACGGCAACGATGTCAGCTTCTACATGTTTTCCTATCCGATTTACATGCTGATTCAGAAGGAGTTGCTAACCACGGCGGTTATTGTGTTCTTGGCGACCGGTGTGCTGTACTGGATGGAGCATGTGTTTGTACCCAATCAAAGCAAGGAATTTCCACTGGGAGCGAAGATCCATTTGACGATGCTATTTGCATTTGTAGTGTTATTTGTGATTTGGGGCTTTTTGCTGGAACGCTTCGCCTTGTTATATTCGGCGGGTAATGAGCCGGTGTTTTTTGGCCCCGGTTTTGTCGAATTGCGTTACAAGTTGCCGATGATTTGGCTTGAAGTCCTGTTCTTTTTGGCGATTGCCATATCGGTAGTTTTTTACGCCTTGTCGGAGAGACATCGTAGCAAAACCCCGGTAATCGTTGCCTCCTTAGGGTTTTTGGCAGTTTGGGGCTTGCAAGGCTCCCATACCATACCGGAGTTGATTGAAAAATTTATCGTCAAGCCTAATTTTACCCGCACCGAAGGTGATTCGATTCGGCATAACATTGATGCCACCATGGCGGCATTCGATTTAAACAATATTAAAACCGTCGATTTTCAGGTCAATCTGGACGCCACCAAAGATATAGAAGCCTGGTCGACCAAAAAGCATTTCGAAAATATTCCGGTATGGGATCGCGAATTTCTGATCGACAGCTATATGCAGCTACAAGGAATTCGGCCTTATTATGGCTTTCCGACTGTCGATGAAGACCGATATTTCATTAACGGACATCATCAACAGGTCAATTTGGCGGCCCGTGAAGTCAACATCGACAAACTACCCAAAGAGGCGCAAAACTGGGAAAACACCCATTTGCGCTACACCCATGGGTACGGCGCGGTCATATCGCCGGCTGCTCAGGATGCCGGCATTCCTATCGTTTGGTACTTGCGCGATTTGAACATGACCTCGGATGTCGGATTTTCCGTGAAATATCCCGACATTTATTACGGCTTGGAGAAATATCGCTACGCGATCGTGCCAAACAATTTGGCTGTCACCGACATTTCCAGCACCGCGCCAGGGGAATCGCTGGATTATCAGGGTATCTCCGGCATACCGATTCCGTCGCTGTTCAGAAAAATGTTGTTCGCGTTTTATCTGAAAGACGAAAAAATCTTTTTCTCGCCAAACATATCCGCGCAAAGCAAGTTACTGCTGCGTCGTAATATCGACGAGCGAATTACCGCGCTAACGCCGTTTTTACATCTGGATAAAGATCCGTATTTAGTCGTTAACAAAGAACGCTTCTACTGGATACAGGACGCCTATACCTTATCCAATTATTACCCGGTCTCCAAACCGGCAGCCGACGATTATCTGGACGGCCAGCACAAGTTCAATTACATCCGTAACTCGGTAAAAATTGTGGTCGATGCCTATGACGGCAGCGTCGATTACTATATTTCCGACCCAAAGGATCCGATCATCAACGCTTATAACCGCGCGTATCCGGGCGTTTTCAAAAATTTGCGGGAAATGCCCGACGAGCTAATGCAGCACCTGCGTTATCCGCGCGACTTGTACTATATGCAGATGAAAATTTACGCTAAATATCATCAAAACAGCCCGGAGTTGTTTTATGAGCAGGCGGAAACCTGGCAATTCGCCTCCGTGGATGGTCAGCCGGTATTGCCCTATTTCATTACGATGGACTTTGATCGTTGCAACGATTTGGAGGAGTTTGTGATGATTAATCCGATGACCCCGATCCATAGGGACAATTTAAGCATGGTTGGGATTGCCGGCACAGTTGACGAAAAAAGTTGCGACCACAGTTACAAGCCGGGTATCACTATTTTCAAATTTCCTAAGGCTGTGCAGGTTAACGGACCATCTCAGGTCAATGCGCTGATCGATCAAAATCCGGAAATTGCCTCGCAGTTTACCTTATGGAATCAACAAGGCTCGGAAGTTAAAAAAGGCCGGATGGTGATATTGACTATGGGTAATTCGATTTTATATGTGCAGCCTATTTATATGCTGGCGACTAAAACCAAGATGCCTGAGCTGGCGCGGGTAATTGTGTCGGTAGGCAATCAAGTGGTGATGGACAAAACCTTGCAGGCGGCCTTCAGTCGGTTGAAGGACTTGTTTATTAAGGGCGCAGCCGGATCTGTTTCAGGGATTTCGGCAGCCGAAGGCAAATAGGCGATTCAGCTGCCTTCTCAGGGGCAATATCAGCCAATCAATGCAGCAGCATGGAGCAAAGCCGGTCTTCCAACTCCATTCGTTCAGCCAGCCGTTCGCCAAGCATGGATAAATCCT
This region includes:
- a CDS encoding GGDEF domain-containing protein; this encodes MATATPYSAPLDNEKFLYKLVIQLLIFCQGSHKLLEPHLLAIGAKLRSGANSHELLSELQAVSKTLLHISKQAKQDVSAGEDDGPALQNNYLLERLDELLSDAEVPLRFQQQTSLLKQRVRANLSEDSYKKVIDSAITLLLNIKDYSASEQKGIDVFLGDLSEKLDELGQDVETAGQANRALIDDREIMNTEIHRQVGSLKDSTQAADELDMLKNQTAEHLDRLLERLLEHKQIEDERQRDAQEKIELMTQKLQELETETETLRVKLKIEHDKALNDSLTGLPNRLAYNNRAEMELKRWKRYKAPLALIIWDIDFFKQINDTYGHKSGDKTLALVAQLLLNNCRETDFVARYGGEEFVMLMPNTNAFQALEMAENTRKMIQSCGFNSNGENVNLTLSCGISEFNEGDMHDDVFVRADQALYQSKQGGRNRCTVFEP
- a CDS encoding glycoside hydrolase family 17 protein; its protein translation is MPSIRVLLCLIFIFLVHGSFAWLNNQPQDAGTDVPSGKLMSLSFAPFREGFSPLEEKFPLPEHIDEDLRLLADKTESIRTYSSLGGQQPTPGLARKHGLKMIQGAWLGYGYKDNSNEVNALIKSANENPDVVKRVIVGNEVLLRGDMDVDRLIGYIREVKKAVKQPVSYADVWSMYMKYPKLINEVDFITIHILPYWEDEPISVENASQHLEKIVKQVEDEARGIAPGKPILIGESGWPSAGRQRGMAIPGVVNEAKFIRGMIQVANRHGFDYNIVEAFNQPWKSELEGVVGANWGLFSADREPVFPLTGPVNETPNWPIRFAVASLIWLLAIVKYAKKLEQVSLIRMLAFFTLAQVFSVCVVTLADFLWYTSYSTWQRLYTVALVIANTILGALLLERGSDILIDKSGCIKLANSLRAGYLIFILLALYKTYGLAMNGRYLSFPIEQFTVPAFGVIGLIACLWLSERKFNGRVLAFDSLIGGGLQSRRDRFFAYLLSFGAIALILGEAKAFLDGRDFIQAHPGLSEGLPVALSYTLYNQQLLGWLACLLILSLPFWTNNPSKQDA
- a CDS encoding UPF0182 family protein, giving the protein MRNWKLLPAITLATLAAAIVLYVAFYFVFLDFFVDLWWFRSLEFEAYFWLKLLYRFIFSGAVTAFFFAVFLFHFWIASRYLGLNPPDEILMDDSKRRRFQRFADVFMSGSARVYTPISLLLAVVIAVPFYLQWEQALLFFFGSASGIVDPVYGNDVSFYMFSYPIYMLIQKELLTTAVIVFLATGVLYWMEHVFVPNQSKEFPLGAKIHLTMLFAFVVLFVIWGFLLERFALLYSAGNEPVFFGPGFVELRYKLPMIWLEVLFFLAIAISVVFYALSERHRSKTPVIVASLGFLAVWGLQGSHTIPELIEKFIVKPNFTRTEGDSIRHNIDATMAAFDLNNIKTVDFQVNLDATKDIEAWSTKKHFENIPVWDREFLIDSYMQLQGIRPYYGFPTVDEDRYFINGHHQQVNLAAREVNIDKLPKEAQNWENTHLRYTHGYGAVISPAAQDAGIPIVWYLRDLNMTSDVGFSVKYPDIYYGLEKYRYAIVPNNLAVTDISSTAPGESLDYQGISGIPIPSLFRKMLFAFYLKDEKIFFSPNISAQSKLLLRRNIDERITALTPFLHLDKDPYLVVNKERFYWIQDAYTLSNYYPVSKPAADDYLDGQHKFNYIRNSVKIVVDAYDGSVDYYISDPKDPIINAYNRAYPGVFKNLREMPDELMQHLRYPRDLYYMQMKIYAKYHQNSPELFYEQAETWQFASVDGQPVLPYFITMDFDRCNDLEEFVMINPMTPIHRDNLSMVGIAGTVDEKSCDHSYKPGITIFKFPKAVQVNGPSQVNALIDQNPEIASQFTLWNQQGSEVKKGRMVILTMGNSILYVQPIYMLATKTKMPELARVIVSVGNQVVMDKTLQAAFSRLKDLFIKGAAGSVSGISAAEGK
- a CDS encoding multicopper oxidase domain-containing protein, whose product is MHKKVIPILCGAILLPASQWAMAAVDKLPATNSVKMGAAEEVCSEFTDAKWRDAQVIDGVEIQESRMCNPDNPAEIAAFVKGTNNISMSTLMETQLAADAITLGEDMDGDGDPDHYIIKLEIAELNGHSPDMKDPTTTFDVAPGIQPTFWVYAPKTRDMSTLSLYEPVANPLLRAPSPTIRVEQGDIVWLVLENSHYFPHSIHLHGVDHPYMDHSGEGNDGVGQTGQMDVLPGQSKTYVIKPRQPGTMYYHCHVQPHTHIPMGLQGMFVVEENRPNNWVQVFNVGNGQVRHPSVAVKEKYAAEFDLHYQSVDKELHEMVRSANDPRIVARRMNQEYDITDATPDYFMLNGRSFPYTLRESLILMEENKKVKLRVLNGHEEAFALHVHGHKPMVTHYDGVDNGPSSYIKRDVHGMVPAQRIDLELSGVDDGLNSFGQGVWMFHDHVEKSFTTNGIGEGGDISLVVYKGFSDEKGIPKVHGMSLAPYFTREFWQGKYPAWQDYDAWKSLGLPEINNKKQVAFVPPPPPPLNTGDAAAKAEAAGTQSSFLGQLLYGLILGGLSYVGFANRQRIMAMFKK
- a CDS encoding diguanylate cyclase encodes the protein MVFFKNKDEGPDRWKEKYLKLLDDQEHTEKQYKANEELLCKTIVRFALAVKGLNRQLDPHLNRIRNLLKSGLQSQQLQKELSAFSNALIMLEESPEPTLMDASLLFEFLGKQYPRHLDQLDEIREKYENRLFSNNQAFYLALLELIEDNKPPANIDLALELTGADAKAINIQLVRLLDNAEIPLVFAEDAEKIKNRLHADQALGPIFDDTVALLLAVKKHLESEQQEMAAFLSKLTEQLTELGVKATGVNAANEIRVKKRNLLDQAVSEQIMELREKSENATQLEPLKQIVSSRLTTITQQIQAHNLQEQQERDKAQREMQILSQRLREMESESSDLRSKLDLAQHRATRDPLTNLPNRLAFEDRLADEMARCRRHKLPMTLMVWDVDLFKNINDTYGHKCGDKALIVIAELLFKHCRETDFVARFGGEEFVMILPGADAKSALVIAEKLRKTVEKSSFNANGNKVSITLSCGISQFIDGDNNESIFNRADSGLYRAKQTGRNRCVVV